From a region of the Oncorhynchus keta strain PuntledgeMale-10-30-2019 chromosome 13, Oket_V2, whole genome shotgun sequence genome:
- the LOC127906584 gene encoding collagen alpha-2(I) chain-like isoform X7 → MQTKWHPIPYFGHYFRSGPIGRWLKVGHYFRSGPIGMWLKVGHYFRSGPIGRWLKVGHYFRSGPIGMWLKVGHYFRSGPIGRWLKVGHYFRSGPIGMWLKVGHYFRSGPIGMWLKVGHYFRSGPIGMWLKVGHYFRSGPIGRWLKVGHYFRSGPIGMWLKVGHYFRSGPIGMWLKVGHYFRSGPIGRWLKVGHYFRSGPIGRWLKVGHYFRSGPIGRWLKVGHYFRSGPIGMWLKVGHYFRSGPIGRWLKVGHYFRSGPIGRWLKVGHYFRSGPIGRWLKVGHYFRSGPIGMWLKVGHYFRSGPIGRWLKVGHYFRSGPIGMWLKVGHYFRSGPIGMWLKVGHYFRSGPIGMWLKVGHYFRSGPIGIWLKVGHEREKGAIWKAGFVSTSCHFVHLGFLGDVLLRLRLSQ, encoded by the exons ATGcagaccaaatggcaccctattccctattttgggcactactttagatcaggacccatagggaggtggttaaaagtagggcactactttagatcaggacccatagggatgtggttaaaagtagggcactactttagatcaggtcCCATAGGGAGgtggttaaaagtagggcactactttagatcaggacccatagggatgtggttaaaagtagggcactactttagatcaggtcCCATAGGGAGgtggttaaaagtagggcactactttagatcaggacccatagggatgtggttaaaagtagggcactactttagatcaggtcCCATAGGGAT gtggttaaaagtagggcactactttagatcaggacccatagggatgtggttaaaagtagggcactactttagatcaggtcCCATAGGGAGgtggttaaaagtagggcactactttagatcaggtcCCATAGGGATgtggttaaaagtagggcactactttagatcaggtcCCATAGGGATgtggttaaaagtagggcactactttagatcaggacccatagggaggtggttaaaagtagggcactactttagatcaggtcCAATAGGGAGgtggttaaaagtagggcactactttagatcaggtcCAATAGGGAGgtggttaaaagtagggcactactttagatcaggtcCAATAGGGATgtggttaaaagtagggcactactttagatcaggacccatagggaggtggttaaaagtagggcactactttagatcaggtcCAATAGGGAGgtggttaaaagtagggcactactttagatcaggtcCCATAGGGAGgtggttaaaagtagggcactactttagatcaggtcCCATAGGGATgtggttaaaagtagggcactactttagatcaggtcCCATAGGGAGgtggttaaaagtagggcactactttagatcaggtcCCATAGGGATgtggttaaaagtagggcactactttagatcaggtcCAATAGGGATgtggttaaaagtagggcactactttagatcagggcccatagggatgtggttaaaagtagggcactactttagatcaggtcCCATAGGGATatggttaaaagtagggcacgaaagggaaaagggtgccatttggaaagcAGGTTTTGTTTCTACTTCCTGTCACTTTGTA
- the LOC127906584 gene encoding collagen alpha-2(I) chain-like isoform X21 — protein MQTKWHPIPYFGHYFRSGPIGRWLKVGHYFRSGPIGMWLKVGHYFRSGPIGRWLKVGHYFRSGPIGMWLKVGHYFRSGPIGRWLKVGHYFRSGPIGMWLKVGHYFRSGPIGMWLKVGHYFRSGPIGMWLKVGHYFRSGPIGRWLKVGHYFRSGPIGRWLKVGHYFRSGPIGRWLKVGHYFRSGPIGRWLKVGHYFRSGPIGMWLKVGHYFRSGPIGRWLKVGHYFRSGPIGRWLKVGHYFRSGPIGRWLKVGHYFRSGPIGMWLKVGHYFRSGPIGRWLKVGHYFRSGPIGMWLKVGHYFRSGPIGMWLKVGHYFRSGPIGMWLKVGHYFRSGPIGIWLKVGHEREKGAIWKAGFVSTSCHFVHLGFLGDVLLRLRLSQ, from the exons ATGcagaccaaatggcaccctattccctattttgggcactactttagatcaggacccatagggaggtggttaaaagtagggcactactttagatcaggacccatagggatgtggttaaaagtagggcactactttagatcaggtcCCATAGGGAGgtggttaaaagtagggcactactttagatcaggacccatagggatgtggttaaaagtagggcactactttagatcaggtcCCATAGGGAGgtggttaaaagtagggcactactttagatcaggacccatagggatgtggttaaaagtagggcactactttagatcaggtcCCATAGGGAT gtggttaaaagtagggcactactttagatcaggacccatagggatgtggttaaaagtagggcactactttagatcaggtcCCATAGGGAGgtggttaaaagtagggcactactttagatcag gacccatagggaggtggttaaaagtagggcactactttagatcaggtcCAATAGGGAGgtggttaaaagtagggcactactttagatcaggtcCAATAGGGAGgtggttaaaagtagggcactactttagatcaggtcCAATAGGGATgtggttaaaagtagggcactactttagatcaggacccatagggaggtggttaaaagtagggcactactttagatcaggtcCAATAGGGAGgtggttaaaagtagggcactactttagatcaggtcCCATAGGGAGgtggttaaaagtagggcactactttagatcaggtcCCATAGGGATgtggttaaaagtagggcactactttagatcaggtcCCATAGGGAGgtggttaaaagtagggcactactttagatcaggtcCCATAGGGATgtggttaaaagtagggcactactttagatcaggtcCAATAGGGATgtggttaaaagtagggcactactttagatcagggcccatagggatgtggttaaaagtagggcactactttagatcaggtcCCATAGGGATatggttaaaagtagggcacgaaagggaaaagggtgccatttggaaagcAGGTTTTGTTTCTACTTCCTGTCACTTTGTA
- the LOC127906584 gene encoding collagen alpha-2(I) chain-like isoform X27 → MQTKWHPIPYFGHYFRSGPIGRWLKVGHYFRSGPIGMWLKVGHYFRSGPIGRWLKVGHYFRSGPIGMWLKVGHYFRSGPIGRWLKVGHYFRSGPIGMWLKVGHYFRSGPIGMWLKVGHYFRSGPIGMWLKVGHYFRSGPIGRWLKVGHYFRSGPIGRWLKVGHYFRSGPIGRWLKVGHYFRSGPIGMWLKVGHYFRSGPIGRWLKVGHYFRSGPIGRWLKVGHYFRSGPIGRWLKVGHYFRSGPIGMWLKVGHYFRSGPIGRWLKVGHYFRSGPIGMWLKVGHYFRSGPIGMWLKVGHYFRSGPIGMWLKVGHYFRSGPIGIWLKVGHEREKGAIWKAGFVSTSCHFVHLGFLGDVLLRLRLSQ, encoded by the exons ATGcagaccaaatggcaccctattccctattttgggcactactttagatcaggacccatagggaggtggttaaaagtagggcactactttagatcaggacccatagggatgtggttaaaagtagggcactactttagatcaggtcCCATAGGGAGgtggttaaaagtagggcactactttagatcaggacccatagggatgtggttaaaagtagggcactactttagatcaggtcCCATAGGGAGgtggttaaaagtagggcactactttagatcaggacccatagggatgtggttaaaagtagggcactactttagatcaggtcCCATAGGGAT gtggttaaaagtagggcactactttagatcaggacccatagggatgtggttaaaagtagggcactactttagatcag gacccatagggaggtggttaaaagtagggcactactttagatcaggtcCAATAGGGAGgtggttaaaagtagggcactactttagatcaggtcCAATAGGGAGgtggttaaaagtagggcactactttagatcaggtcCAATAGGGATgtggttaaaagtagggcactactttagatcaggacccatagggaggtggttaaaagtagggcactactttagatcaggtcCAATAGGGAGgtggttaaaagtagggcactactttagatcaggtcCCATAGGGAGgtggttaaaagtagggcactactttagatcaggtcCCATAGGGATgtggttaaaagtagggcactactttagatcaggtcCCATAGGGAGgtggttaaaagtagggcactactttagatcaggtcCCATAGGGATgtggttaaaagtagggcactactttagatcaggtcCAATAGGGATgtggttaaaagtagggcactactttagatcagggcccatagggatgtggttaaaagtagggcactactttagatcaggtcCCATAGGGATatggttaaaagtagggcacgaaagggaaaagggtgccatttggaaagcAGGTTTTGTTTCTACTTCCTGTCACTTTGTA
- the LOC127906584 gene encoding uncharacterized protein LOC127906584 isoform X50, translated as MQTKWHPIPYFGHYFRSGPIGRWLKVGHYFRSGPIGMWLKVGHYFRSGPIGRWLKVGHYFRSGPIGMWLKVGHYFRSGPIGRWLKVGHYFRSGPIGMWLKVGHYFRSGPIGMWLKVGHYFRSGPIGMWLKVGHYFRSGPIGRWLKVGHYFRSGPIGRWLKVGHYFRSGPIGRWLKVGHYFRSGPIGMWLKVGHYFRSGPIGRWLKVGHYFRSGPIGMWLKVGHYFRSGPIGMWLKVGHYFRSGPIGMWLKVGHYFRSGPIGIWLKVGHEREKGAIWKAGFVSTSCHFVHLGFLGDVLLRLRLSQ; from the exons ATGcagaccaaatggcaccctattccctattttgggcactactttagatcaggacccatagggaggtggttaaaagtagggcactactttagatcaggacccatagggatgtggttaaaagtagggcactactttagatcaggtcCCATAGGGAGgtggttaaaagtagggcactactttagatcaggacccatagggatgtggttaaaagtagggcactactttagatcaggtcCCATAGGGAGgtggttaaaagtagggcactactttagatcaggacccatagggatgtggttaaaagtagggcactactttagatcaggtcCCATAGGGAT gtggttaaaagtagggcactactttagatcaggacccatagggatgtggttaaaagtagggcactactttagatcag gacccatagggaggtggttaaaagtagggcactactttagatcaggtcCAATAGGGAGgtggttaaaagtagggcactactttagatcaggtcCCATAGGGAGgtggttaaaagtagggcactactttagatcaggtcCCATAGGGATgtggttaaaagtagggcactactttagatcaggtcCCATAGGGAGgtggttaaaagtagggcactactttagatcaggtcCCATAGGGATgtggttaaaagtagggcactactttagatcaggtcCAATAGGGATgtggttaaaagtagggcactactttagatcagggcccatagggatgtggttaaaagtagggcactactttagatcaggtcCCATAGGGATatggttaaaagtagggcacgaaagggaaaagggtgccatttggaaagcAGGTTTTGTTTCTACTTCCTGTCACTTTGTA
- the LOC127906584 gene encoding collagen alpha-2(I) chain-like isoform X8: MQTKWHPIPYFGHYFRSGPIGRWLKVGHYFRSGPIGMWLKVGHYFRSGPIGRWLKVGHYFRSGPIGMWLKVGHYFRSGPIGMWLKVGHYFRSGPIGMWLKVGHYFRSGPIGRWLKVGHYFRSGPIGMWLKVGHYFRSGPIGRWLKVGHYFRSGPIGMWLKVGHYFRSGPIGMWLKVGHYFRSGPIGRWLKVGHYFRSGPIGRWLKVGHYFRSGPIGRWLKVGHYFRSGPIGMWLKVGHYFRSGPIGRWLKVGHYFRSGPIGRWLKVGHYFRSGPIGRWLKVGHYFRSGPIGMWLKVGHYFRSGPIGRWLKVGHYFRSGPIGMWLKVGHYFRSGPIGMWLKVGHYFRSGPIGMWLKVGHYFRSGPIGIWLKVGHEREKGAIWKAGFVSTSCHFVHLGFLGDVLLRLRLSQ, translated from the exons ATGcagaccaaatggcaccctattccctattttgggcactactttagatcaggacccatagggaggtggttaaaagtagggcactactttagatcaggacccatagggatgtggttaaaagtagggcactactttagatcaggtcCCATAGGGAGgtggttaaaagtagggcactactttagatcaggacccatagggat gtggttaaaagtagggcactactttagatcaggacccatagggatgtggttaaaagtagggcactactttagatcaggtcCCATAGGGATgtggttaaaagtagggcactactttagatcaggtcCCATAGGGAGgtggttaaaagtagggcactactttagatcaggacccatagggatgtggttaaaagtagggcactactttagatcaggtcCCATAGGGAGgtggttaaaagtagggcactactttagatcaggtcCCATAGGGATgtggttaaaagtagggcactactttagatcaggtcCCATAGGGATgtggttaaaagtagggcactactttagatcaggacccatagggaggtggttaaaagtagggcactactttagatcaggtcCAATAGGGAGgtggttaaaagtagggcactactttagatcaggtcCAATAGGGAGgtggttaaaagtagggcactactttagatcaggtcCAATAGGGATgtggttaaaagtagggcactactttagatcaggacccatagggaggtggttaaaagtagggcactactttagatcaggtcCAATAGGGAGgtggttaaaagtagggcactactttagatcaggtcCCATAGGGAGgtggttaaaagtagggcactactttagatcaggtcCCATAGGGATgtggttaaaagtagggcactactttagatcaggtcCCATAGGGAGgtggttaaaagtagggcactactttagatcaggtcCCATAGGGATgtggttaaaagtagggcactactttagatcaggtcCAATAGGGATgtggttaaaagtagggcactactttagatcagggcccatagggatgtggttaaaagtagggcactactttagatcaggtcCCATAGGGATatggttaaaagtagggcacgaaagggaaaagggtgccatttggaaagcAGGTTTTGTTTCTACTTCCTGTCACTTTGTA
- the LOC127906584 gene encoding collagen alpha-2(I) chain-like isoform X15, producing MQTKWHPIPYFGHYFRSGPIGRWLKVGHYFRSGPIGMWLKVGHYFRSGPIGRWLKVGHYFRSGPIGMWLKVGHYFRSGPIGMWLKVGHYFRSGPIGMWLKVGHYFRSGPIGMWLKVGHYFRSGPIGRWLKVGHYFRSGPIGMWLKVGHYFRSGPIGMWLKVGHYFRSGPIGRWLKVGHYFRSGPIGRWLKVGHYFRSGPIGRWLKVGHYFRSGPIGMWLKVGHYFRSGPIGRWLKVGHYFRSGPIGRWLKVGHYFRSGPIGRWLKVGHYFRSGPIGMWLKVGHYFRSGPIGRWLKVGHYFRSGPIGMWLKVGHYFRSGPIGMWLKVGHYFRSGPIGMWLKVGHYFRSGPIGIWLKVGHEREKGAIWKAGFVSTSCHFVHLGFLGDVLLRLRLSQ from the exons ATGcagaccaaatggcaccctattccctattttgggcactactttagatcaggacccatagggaggtggttaaaagtagggcactactttagatcaggacccatagggatgtggttaaaagtagggcactactttagatcaggtcCCATAGGGAGgtggttaaaagtagggcactactttagatcaggacccatagggat gtggttaaaagtagggcactactttagatcaggacccatagggatgtggttaaaagtagggcactactttagatcaggtcCCATAGGGAT gtggttaaaagtagggcactactttagatcaggacccatagggatgtggttaaaagtagggcactactttagatcaggtcCCATAGGGAGgtggttaaaagtagggcactactttagatcaggtcCCATAGGGATgtggttaaaagtagggcactactttagatcaggtcCCATAGGGATgtggttaaaagtagggcactactttagatcaggacccatagggaggtggttaaaagtagggcactactttagatcaggtcCAATAGGGAGgtggttaaaagtagggcactactttagatcaggtcCAATAGGGAGgtggttaaaagtagggcactactttagatcaggtcCAATAGGGATgtggttaaaagtagggcactactttagatcaggacccatagggaggtggttaaaagtagggcactactttagatcaggtcCAATAGGGAGgtggttaaaagtagggcactactttagatcaggtcCCATAGGGAGgtggttaaaagtagggcactactttagatcaggtcCCATAGGGATgtggttaaaagtagggcactactttagatcaggtcCCATAGGGAGgtggttaaaagtagggcactactttagatcaggtcCCATAGGGATgtggttaaaagtagggcactactttagatcaggtcCAATAGGGATgtggttaaaagtagggcactactttagatcagggcccatagggatgtggttaaaagtagggcactactttagatcaggtcCCATAGGGATatggttaaaagtagggcacgaaagggaaaagggtgccatttggaaagcAGGTTTTGTTTCTACTTCCTGTCACTTTGTA
- the LOC127906584 gene encoding collagen alpha-2(I) chain-like isoform X14, producing the protein MQTKWHPIPYFGHYFRSGPIGRWLKVGHYFRSGPIGMWLKVGHYFRSGPIGRWLKVGHYFRSGPIGMWLKVGHYFRSGPIGMWLKVGHYFRSGPIGRWLKVGHYFRSGPIGMWLKVGHYFRSGPIGRWLKVGHYFRSGPIGMWLKVGHYFRSGPIGMWLKVGHYFRSGPIGRWLKVGHYFRSGPIGRWLKVGHYFRSGPIGRWLKVGHYFRSGPIGMWLKVGHYFRSGPIGRWLKVGHYFRSGPIGRWLKVGHYFRSGPIGRWLKVGHYFRSGPIGMWLKVGHYFRSGPIGRWLKVGHYFRSGPIGMWLKVGHYFRSGPIGMWLKVGHYFRSGPIGMWLKVGHYFRSGPIGIWLKVGHEREKGAIWKAGFVSTSCHFVHLGFLGDVLLRLRLSQ; encoded by the exons ATGcagaccaaatggcaccctattccctattttgggcactactttagatcaggacccatagggaggtggttaaaagtagggcactactttagatcaggacccatagggatgtggttaaaagtagggcactactttagatcaggtcCCATAGGGAGgtggttaaaagtagggcactactttagatcaggacccatagggat gtggttaaaagtagggcactactttagatcaggacccatagggatgtggttaaaagtagggcactactttagatcag gtcCCATAGGGAGgtggttaaaagtagggcactactttagatcaggacccatagggatgtggttaaaagtagggcactactttagatcaggtcCCATAGGGAGgtggttaaaagtagggcactactttagatcaggtcCCATAGGGATgtggttaaaagtagggcactactttagatcaggtcCCATAGGGATgtggttaaaagtagggcactactttagatcaggacccatagggaggtggttaaaagtagggcactactttagatcaggtcCAATAGGGAGgtggttaaaagtagggcactactttagatcaggtcCAATAGGGAGgtggttaaaagtagggcactactttagatcaggtcCAATAGGGATgtggttaaaagtagggcactactttagatcaggacccatagggaggtggttaaaagtagggcactactttagatcaggtcCAATAGGGAGgtggttaaaagtagggcactactttagatcaggtcCCATAGGGAGgtggttaaaagtagggcactactttagatcaggtcCCATAGGGATgtggttaaaagtagggcactactttagatcaggtcCCATAGGGAGgtggttaaaagtagggcactactttagatcaggtcCCATAGGGATgtggttaaaagtagggcactactttagatcaggtcCAATAGGGATgtggttaaaagtagggcactactttagatcagggcccatagggatgtggttaaaagtagggcactactttagatcaggtcCCATAGGGATatggttaaaagtagggcacgaaagggaaaagggtgccatttggaaagcAGGTTTTGTTTCTACTTCCTGTCACTTTGTA
- the LOC127906584 gene encoding collagen alpha-2(I) chain-like isoform X46, which translates to MQTKWHPIPYFGHYFRSGPIGRWLKVGHYFRSGPIGMWLKVGHYFRSGPIGRWLKVGHYFRSGPIGMWLKVGHYFRSGPIGMWLKVGHYFRSGPIGRWLKVGHYFRSGPIGRWLKVGHYFRSGPIGRWLKVGHYFRSGPIGMWLKVGHYFRSGPIGRWLKVGHYFRSGPIGRWLKVGHYFRSGPIGRWLKVGHYFRSGPIGMWLKVGHYFRSGPIGRWLKVGHYFRSGPIGMWLKVGHYFRSGPIGMWLKVGHYFRSGPIGMWLKVGHYFRSGPIGIWLKVGHEREKGAIWKAGFVSTSCHFVHLGFLGDVLLRLRLSQ; encoded by the exons ATGcagaccaaatggcaccctattccctattttgggcactactttagatcaggacccatagggaggtggttaaaagtagggcactactttagatcaggacccatagggatgtggttaaaagtagggcactactttagatcaggtcCCATAGGGAGgtggttaaaagtagggcactactttagatcaggacccatagggat gtggttaaaagtagggcactactttagatcaggacccatagggatgtggttaaaagtagggcactactttagatcag gacccatagggaggtggttaaaagtagggcactactttagatcaggtcCAATAGGGAGgtggttaaaagtagggcactactttagatcaggtcCAATAGGGAGgtggttaaaagtagggcactactttagatcaggtcCAATAGGGATgtggttaaaagtagggcactactttagatcaggacccatagggaggtggttaaaagtagggcactactttagatcaggtcCAATAGGGAGgtggttaaaagtagggcactactttagatcaggtcCCATAGGGAGgtggttaaaagtagggcactactttagatcaggtcCCATAGGGATgtggttaaaagtagggcactactttagatcaggtcCCATAGGGAGgtggttaaaagtagggcactactttagatcaggtcCCATAGGGATgtggttaaaagtagggcactactttagatcaggtcCAATAGGGATgtggttaaaagtagggcactactttagatcagggcccatagggatgtggttaaaagtagggcactactttagatcaggtcCCATAGGGATatggttaaaagtagggcacgaaagggaaaagggtgccatttggaaagcAGGTTTTGTTTCTACTTCCTGTCACTTTGTA
- the LOC127906584 gene encoding collagen alpha-2(I) chain-like isoform X6: protein MQTKWHPIPYFGHYFRSGPIGRWLKVGHYFRSGPIGMWLKVGHYFRSGPIGMWLKVGHYFRSGPIGRWLKVGHYFRSGPIGMWLKVGHYFRSGPIGMWLKVGHYFRSGPIGRWLKVGHYFRSGPIGMWLKVGHYFRSGPIGRWLKVGHYFRSGPIGMWLKVGHYFRSGPIGMWLKVGHYFRSGPIGRWLKVGHYFRSGPIGRWLKVGHYFRSGPIGRWLKVGHYFRSGPIGMWLKVGHYFRSGPIGRWLKVGHYFRSGPIGRWLKVGHYFRSGPIGRWLKVGHYFRSGPIGMWLKVGHYFRSGPIGRWLKVGHYFRSGPIGMWLKVGHYFRSGPIGMWLKVGHYFRSGPIGMWLKVGHYFRSGPIGIWLKVGHEREKGAIWKAGFVSTSCHFVHLGFLGDVLLRLRLSQ, encoded by the exons ATGcagaccaaatggcaccctattccctattttgggcactactttagatcaggacccatagggaggtggttaaaagtagggcactactttagatcaggacccatagggat gtggttaaaagtagggcactactttagatcaggacccatagggatgtggttaaaagtagggcactactttagatcaggtcCCATAGGGAGgtggttaaaagtagggcactactttagatcaggacccatagggatgtggttaaaagtagggcactactttagatcaggtcCCATAGGGATgtggttaaaagtagggcactactttagatcaggtcCCATAGGGAGgtggttaaaagtagggcactactttagatcaggacccatagggatgtggttaaaagtagggcactactttagatcaggtcCCATAGGGAGgtggttaaaagtagggcactactttagatcaggtcCCATAGGGATgtggttaaaagtagggcactactttagatcaggtcCCATAGGGATgtggttaaaagtagggcactactttagatcaggacccatagggaggtggttaaaagtagggcactactttagatcaggtcCAATAGGGAGgtggttaaaagtagggcactactttagatcaggtcCAATAGGGAGgtggttaaaagtagggcactactttagatcaggtcCAATAGGGATgtggttaaaagtagggcactactttagatcaggacccatagggaggtggttaaaagtagggcactactttagatcaggtcCAATAGGGAGgtggttaaaagtagggcactactttagatcaggtcCCATAGGGAGgtggttaaaagtagggcactactttagatcaggtcCCATAGGGATgtggttaaaagtagggcactactttagatcaggtcCCATAGGGAGgtggttaaaagtagggcactactttagatcaggtcCCATAGGGATgtggttaaaagtagggcactactttagatcaggtcCAATAGGGATgtggttaaaagtagggcactactttagatcagggcccatagggatgtggttaaaagtagggcactactttagatcaggtcCCATAGGGATatggttaaaagtagggcacgaaagggaaaagggtgccatttggaaagcAGGTTTTGTTTCTACTTCCTGTCACTTTGTA